The DNA sequence TTCAGTGTATTGTTTTGGTCATCAACTTGTGGTAAGATTTCTGTGGTGTCAGTCTTTGATATACGCGACCTAGAAGCCACTAGTTCCAGTTTGGACCTTGTATCAACTTCTTTCTGTTTGTTACTATTCAATACGTGTTtgctattttgtaatttggtTTCCGACAACACCTTGTACTGTTTACAACCATCTGTATCAGCTTTAATTTGATTCTTGACATTTTCCCCTGATTTATGACCTGCAGTGGCGTGTGAAGTTGATTCCGAGGGAGCAGTGACTGTCCGCAACTCAGTTTTCGTGTTGTTGTTAGCCTTATCGGCCTCAACAATACATTCAGTCGTGGGATTTTGTATGCTCTTCGTTCCAAGATAATCGCCTTTAGGGGAAGAAACGTGCAAATCATGTTCATCACATGTGACGTTTGACCCTTTTGATGGTGAATTGCATGACTGAGCAGTGCCCTTTTCTAACACTTCTGTTGAGTCAATTTCGGTGTTGACTTCGGTCTCCTTGTCTTGCGCTGTGGATAGCGTCAGATCGCTTCCTAGTGAATTTTCGTTTACAGGAGAGACACACGGTAAAATAAGACATGGCTCGGTCTTTTCGAGGTTAGCCTTAACTTCTTCTTTAAGGTTCAGGGCTGGTAGTTGCGTTACACTCGGCATTATGTCAGCATCTTTGCGTGACAATGATTCCTTCATCTCGTCAGTCACGAGCTTTGGTTGTGGTTTGGAGGACAGAGGCTTTTCTCTTTTCGTTGTCGCATTCTTGTTCACAGCATTCAATTCATTCATGTCAATGACCACGTTCTCCTTGGTTACTGGCTCCACGTATTGATAGGCTGGATCAATTTTAGATGACACGACATTAGAAGGATAATGCTTCACAGAGTCTCGATTTACAAGTGcgatattttcttctttctcttctctAGAATGTATTCCGTCGGTAGCAGcagttttttcctttcctgtgACTTCAATAGCTTCCTTTGATTTAGAAGGAGAACCTTCTTTTAAAGTAGTATCCTCTTTTATCCCATTGACTTCTTTGCGGATAAATAACTTGATTTCCTTCACGATTTTCACCGCTTGTGTGCTGTCGGGTGAGACATTCGGCTCTGTAGTGTTGGCTatcttttcagtttctcttttctctGATGTTTCTCTCTCGGCAAGCTCCGTGACAACACCCTCGTCATCATGCGTACTTTTTTCAGTCACGCCATCGCTCACTTTAGAAGTTTTCACAATCTTACTTTCCATAATCTCTTGAGTCTTTACATCGAAGTCATCCAGTTCTTTGTGTTGCGCCGCGACTGCATGATGACTCAGGTCCGACACTTGTCTTTCATCTTCCACGACACTTTCGTCATCACACCAAAAACTTTCAGTCACGCCATCGTTTATTTTCGAACTTCTCACAGTTGCAGTTTCTTCGGGCATTATAGACTCTTCACACACTATTTTCGATCCATTTTGCTGCATCGCTAAACTTGGATCATCAGCATTAGTAATCTTCTCAACTGCGTCACTGTCAGATTTACTTTCATCCGGCATAAATCTCCcatttttcgcaaaaacactaGCAACATCATGCCTACCATTTTCCGTCACGCTACCGTTCATTTTCCAATCTTCTACTGATGCAAGTTCAGATTTTTCCTTGGAGTCTACAGGCACTTCATCATGTTTCATCACTGGTGCACCAAGACTTGGCTCCTCAGCGTTGGCAATCTCTCCAGTAACACTACTTTCTCTCAGACTTTCATCTTTTCTGGCATCATGCTCCCCATTTCCAATCATGGTATCACCTAAGATGAATGTTTTCATGGACTCTGAAGTTAGTCCATCAGCATTTTTTGATTCATCAATATGCGGTGATTCACTGCTGTCACTTTCCTCGATTTCGTCCAAATCAAAATCCGAGTCGTAGGTGTCCATGGTGGCTATCGGAGCTTTCAACAGCTGCTCTTGTTGAGTGTTTTCCTTAACATTTAACTCATTATCAAAAATAGGATTATGCCTTGCTCCACCAAAGGAGTCCCCACGTCTCAGGTTCACTTCTGGCAATCCAATTTCCTCGTCCTCTGGGATCGTAAAAAGAAAACCTCTTCTTTCACGCTTGAGCTCCTCCGAAAATTCATGCCAGTCCTCGTCGTCAGATAAAGAATCGTAagaattttcatcagaaatgtcATTTTCGTTAAGTTTAGCCAGGAGTAATTCACCATAAATTCCATCCTTTTGGAAGCTTACATCGTCAAACAAGGATTCCACCGTGTAACTCTTCGGCGGAGAATTATCGGCCCACGGATCAGCCTCGTCAAGATCCTCATCACTTATTGGTGGATTATCCAAACAATCGGTTAGCTTCTTACTAACAATAACAGACCCTTGAATATCCAGTTCGGATGTATCCTCGATTGTTTTTGTCCCTTCCTGAACAGTTCTTGACCGAATTGTTTCTTCATCTAGGGAAATCTCTGAAATATTGACGACAGCCGTTTGTTCCAAATTTCGTTCGTCGGTTGACAAATCTCTTTCCAAAATCGTGCTTGGGTCACTACCGTTTGTATCATTTTGACCTTCTTCCGATAGGATCTTGTCCAAATCTGTAACTGATACATGTTTCTTGAAATAAACACTAAATTCACCCTCATTCTCCAATTCGTCGCTATCAATCAAGTCAATATCATCAATATCGATGTCAGTTTCAAACTCGCCATAATGTAATGTTCTCTCGTCCCCACTCATGGTGGATTCCTCACTAACAACCAACTTATCACTTTGTAAACCGTTTTCGAAAGTGTTGATAATTATCGTGGGAATGTTTGCTTGATGCAATGGGCGTTTTTCATCTATTTTTTTCCCCTCCGACTCGTCACAACCTGACATCGAGAAAAATGTCCAAGCATGTGTCGTGTTGTTGAAATCAGCTCTGTCGTCACCTGAACCGCTTAAAACTAATTCTCCAAAGTTGCCATTGTCTACCTCCTCATCCACATCTGCGAATCCCTTGGTATCATCATGAGTGTTTACCCGTTTTGTTAACGggtttgttgcatttttttcacagCCATTTTCTTCGTACGTTGAATATAAGGAGCTGGAGTCACGAGTAGAATGTTGATCCGGGCCATTTTCGGGAGGGCAAAATATTTCCTGCGAGTTGGATATGCATATTTTCACCACGTTTTCGCTCTCATTAGCATCAGATTTGAAACTTGCCTCAAGGTCATGGTTTGAGTGGGATACCTTAGAATGCTTCTCGGTTTCAAGGTCGTTAAATTTTAGTGAAAAGTCTTGCTTTGATGAGACGTCCAAGTCTTTTTCTCCAAAGCTACCGGAAGTGCTCTCTGTCACATTTTCACACTCTACTGGGATCACGCTCTCCTGTTCACGAGAGTGACATAATGATTCTTGCGATGCGTCCTTTCCCGCATCTTCTTTTTGAGAGAAACTTTCTTTTGATTGTGTTAGTAAAGAGGTGCCACTTGTGCCCGGTTTTGAAACTTCCTGAAGCGAGCGATCGCTTCTTGTGTTCTTAATAAGATGTACCGACGCGTAGTGCGATTCATGGCGCTCTGAAGGCAAAGCGATATTTCCGCGATCTTGTATTGCGGACGAATATTTTTCCGCTGATTCTTGGCCTTTGCGAGATATTCTGATATTTGCCTCCCTCCTAGAATAATCATTGGCCTTTCTTGCTATAGGTTCAATTCCACCGCTGTCGTTGTTGACGTTCGATGTATGAAGAATTGACGCATCCGTAATTTTAGTGCCGGCTCGAATATCAGTCACGATCATATTAGCAACTGCGGATTTCTCAATATTTTCCTCACCAATTCCCTCATCATGTTCCTCCTCCTCTTCGACGATACTGGGTAAATGTCCAGGAAATATAAGATCCATATTTTCCATTGAGTGTCTTCGACCAGGTTCACGATAAGTCGGGAGTTCGGTTGAATCGAGCTTACTATTTCCATCGTCCCATGCATATTGTGAATAGTGAATGTGAATCTCATCATCAACGTATTCATAAACGCTTGAATCCTCTTTTTGGGCATTATAGACAAGAGACGTATTTTCTGAGATTTTGTCTTTGGAATTGTCGCCCGTTAATCGCAAATCATCGCTCAGATGTTCGAGAATACGCTTGGCTACCTCCTCTTCTTTGTCGATCAGGTCTATTTTGCCGACAGCCCTTCGCATCGGTGCAATTTCTGTGATGTAAAACCATATTGTTATGATGAGCAGTAAAACGAACGCAAATGACCAAAATGCGATGGATATTTCCCCATCGACATTTTCGATATTTTCAGCCAGCTTCACTTCTCCCTCAAGGGAAGTAATCATCTCCGAAAATACCATGGTCGATGTGAAGTATCGATCGTCAAATTAGATCA is a window from the Acropora palmata chromosome 1, jaAcrPala1.3, whole genome shotgun sequence genome containing:
- the LOC141894564 gene encoding uncharacterized protein LOC141894564, which encodes MVFSEMITSLEGEVKLAENIENVDGEISIAFWSFAFVLLLIITIWFYITEIAPMRRAVGKIDLIDKEEEVAKRILEHLSDDLRLTGDNSKDKISENTSLVYNAQKEDSSVYEYVDDEIHIHYSQYAWDDGNSKLDSTELPTYREPGRRHSMENMDLIFPGHLPSIVEEEEEHDEGIGEENIEKSAVANMIVTDIRAGTKITDASILHTSNVNNDSGGIEPIARKANDYSRREANIRISRKGQESAEKYSSAIQDRGNIALPSERHESHYASVHLIKNTRSDRSLQEVSKPGTSGTSLLTQSKESFSQKEDAGKDASQESLCHSREQESVIPVECENVTESTSGSFGEKDLDVSSKQDFSLKFNDLETEKHSKVSHSNHDLEASFKSDANESENVVKICISNSQEIFCPPENGPDQHSTRDSSSLYSTYEENGCEKNATNPLTKRVNTHDDTKGFADVDEEVDNGNFGELVLSGSGDDRADFNNTTHAWTFFSMSGCDESEGKKIDEKRPLHQANIPTIIINTFENGLQSDKLVVSEESTMSGDERTLHYGEFETDIDIDDIDLIDSDELENEGEFSVYFKKHVSVTDLDKILSEEGQNDTNGSDPSTILERDLSTDERNLEQTAVVNISEISLDEETIRSRTVQEGTKTIEDTSELDIQGSVIVSKKLTDCLDNPPISDEDLDEADPWADNSPPKSYTVESLFDDVSFQKDGIYGELLLAKLNENDISDENSYDSLSDDEDWHEFSEELKRERRGFLFTIPEDEEIGLPEVNLRRGDSFGGARHNPIFDNELNVKENTQQEQLLKAPIATMDTYDSDFDLDEIEESDSSESPHIDESKNADGLTSESMKTFILGDTMIGNGEHDARKDESLRESSVTGEIANAEEPSLGAPVMKHDEVPVDSKEKSELASVEDWKMNGSVTENGRHDVASVFAKNGRFMPDESKSDSDAVEKITNADDPSLAMQQNGSKIVCEESIMPEETATVRSSKINDGVTESFWCDDESVVEDERQVSDLSHHAVAAQHKELDDFDVKTQEIMESKIVKTSKVSDGVTEKSTHDDEGVVTELAERETSEKRETEKIANTTEPNVSPDSTQAVKIVKEIKLFIRKEVNGIKEDTTLKEGSPSKSKEAIEVTGKEKTAATDGIHSREEKEENIALVNRDSVKHYPSNVVSSKIDPAYQYVEPVTKENVVIDMNELNAVNKNATTKREKPLSSKPQPKLVTDEMKESLSRKDADIMPSVTQLPALNLKEEVKANLEKTEPCLILPCVSPVNENSLGSDLTLSTAQDKETEVNTEIDSTEVLEKGTAQSCNSPSKGSNVTCDEHDLHVSSPKGDYLGTKSIQNPTTECIVEADKANNNTKTELRTVTAPSESTSHATAGHKSGENVKNQIKADTDGCKQYKVLSETKLQNSKHVLNSNKQKEVDTRSKLELVASRSRISKTDTTEILPQVDDQNNTLKMSDKEESGIAKKSMKASASLFKTDPKVGDISENSVKAPAKEAKVSRVTSLVRRIEGRTRSLSSKEIAPETRKTNVFAQRYLQKTEAKLSTMKQEQTKPDWRVDLKTSDSSKRSEVDHRSGELYSGKTNHEKLAAESSSAGIGVKGKDSQDDQERPRKTYLSSFNIRLTKSHEDLRFSERSHENLQESIMEEEWPDVESSDTDRSQTPTTPGEVIESFEPPSIHTAKITVQEVVGDKQRIVILNVNKKIQGRARWKSLNDLDSLNMALTPPRRTSDVGTGLACFAEEEEKMGENECSSHPRVVPIVKTISRPDRHSLPETRLAKQLRKSSIVSVTPLESRETVKENETQLRVEKDQVEPVLQEKLLTNGYAVSEIEEQRSLPRILPIIKAIPVEKREYLNRNESESEAVKVTVPCMSREIPSSSTRFAKEDFKDRDSLVTAGKNERDDGKETILNRVTRVHDLSNSVGVVSRLERESRTKIRDENTIGKAMKVHVSRRMEEGCVQPEVSLSEKAKTQKDSAVSALISSKVEQKRLQDGECGYESVGVSRVVSSDSRMNRVFVPEGANERSVSSLSSLDDDEEVEMLGESTVMVTDLDALLAQQFSLTPEETESNTSEVGKQESKEEAHILASMKLVLERTPRISLGGDADSVVIRHSKQEEPIVVKPIITTGTSEPDEVQPVQVISAFLVNDEYDDDELDEVFVEEYTPYNDHESTNDSYRSYSSDADSETSSVSSIPLKQQHRHTRGSLEASNPGVRNRNESSGSSRSATPVAELEVEHPLIPLEVSKLENKTGEFSPEESPVSYNSEQIRPPRSGKTTEYSSAFTPVSRTADARRLRARSHGNESDEERIVAKKGLAASVQDVKSVPGLRIDTERFKEAADSRKSMPDLSGRKEQAMDESPYLRGLSAHTRRWLSQNVWMDPSAKQGEKDLMISDLFLYPSNRFQPGSDIDASFLSLANDRDIRDDISVSTLSTRPQSPMSEFSFAGETPIWGLRRGSTTVIKCANPRCGREEVLFGGEKTTYTSCPACFTYYCTRACRRIHWSEHKKVCFFGRINSYIRSFIYLCHKKEALKFQLCKTANDGHKKKGRGSVMVTFASAQSARKFMTSGCTFFPSPPTYSSLIDLQAEGVISKHKVTLLQNIKDYEPEEEFVLNLAIVAGKMEDLPANPVPRRKVSTVLQVVKIPLSSQLKKTAPSPNLPGDANTEVKVFYLPKCARHEFVNDSEARRHYCRNISKNLKQYGIRLKHDYPDVYGKLCLYVDQNVPFTEPLTVYGNQGKKIVMCKIMPETGGETKA